In the Raineyella fluvialis genome, GAACAGGATCGAGCTGCCGGCCGCCTTGGCCTGCTCGATGCCGAGCGGGGTGAGGATGCCGTGGTTGACGGCGTTGTTGAGGAAGAGCACCTTGGCCGGCTCGACCAGGATCGAGGCCAGCGGCAACAGGTGCCGGGAGACCAGGAAGTCGACGCCACCGGCCATCCAGTTCACCAGGGCGGTGACGACCGGCTCGATCAGGTACCGGCCGAAGATCGCCAGTCCGGCACCAAGGATGCCGATCGAGAAGGTGTCGACCAGCATCTCGAAGCCGGACGGGACCCGATCCCGGACCACCTTGTCGAACTGCTTCAGCAGCCAGGCGGCCAGCGGACCCATGAACATGGCACCGAGGAACATCGGGACCGAGGATCCGACGATGACGCCCATCGTGGCGATGGCGCCGATGACGGCGCCGCGCTGGCCATGGACGGTGCGGCCGCCCGTGTAGCCGATCAGCAGCGGAAGCAGGTAGGTGATGATCGGGTCGACCATCTTGGCGAGGTCGGCGTTCGGGGTCCAGCCCGTCGGGATCACGAACGCGGTGAGCAGGCCCCAGGCGATGAACGCGCCGATGTTCGGCATGATCATGCCGGCCAGGAACCCGCCGAACTTCTGCACCGTGGCTCGGAACCCGTGACCTTCGAGGTTCTTGTTGACGCGTGCGTCGGGGAGAGCGAAAGACATCTCAACTCCGTTGGTATGGCTGCCCGCGCGAACGCGAACAGGATCGTCCTTGATCGTGGCACCAGACTCCACTGCCCGTTTGTGTTTGTCAAGATGCTCCGATCGTCTGTGCTTTAGCCGTAATGGACCGCCCGATGGAACATCGACACAATTACCTCACACAATCGGGCATCAACTGAGGTCAGCCTTGCCTTTCACGCAAGACCCGCAGGACGTGAGCCACGTAACGGCGCCGATCTGGGGCCCTGCACAGGACCGCCAGAAACGGGCATGCACCGCTCACCACCCTGACGTGCATAAGACGATTTGTGCCGATCGATAACTTTGGCTAATCTGTGGGCCGTGACCATGCTCCTCGCCCCGCACCCGCAGCACCCCGTCGCCCCCGGCGGCGCCATGTGCTGCCGTGCGATGTGGCGGCGAATGCTCACGCGCTGAGGACTGCGCGACGGACCACCCCGATCCGGCTCTGACCCGAGCTGGCATCCTTCTGACCGTACCCACACCAAGGACGACACATGACAATTCGATTCCGCGCGCTCGCCGCCACCATCGCGGCTCTGACCCTGTCGGCGGTAGGACTCTCCGGATGCACCAAGGGCCAGGAGACGCTGACGATCTCGGCCTCCGCCACGCCGCACGCCGAGATCCTCAAGTACGTGCAGGACTCCGGCCAGCTCAAGAACACCAAGGTCGAGGTCAAGACGATCTCCGGTGAGATCGACCCCAACCAGCTGCTCGAGGCCGGCGACGTCACCGCGAACTTCTTCCAGCACAAGCCCTACCTGGACGATTGGCAGCGCCAGCACAAGACGGACAACCTCGTCATCGTCGCGTCCACGCACATCGAGCCGATGGCCGTCTACTCGCGCAAGTACAAGGCGATCGCCGACATCCCGGCCGGCTCCACGATCGCGGTCCCGAAGGATCCGACCAACTACGCGCGCGCCCTCTACGAGCTGCAGGGCGCCGGTCTGCTGACGATGAAGCAGCCGGCCGACAAGGCCAACCTGTCGACCATCACTGAAGCCGACATCGCCGCCAACCAGAAGCAGCTCAAGTTCGTCGAGCTGGACCGCCCGCAGCTGCCGCGTACGCTCGACGACCCGCAGGTCGCCGCCTCGGTGATCAACTCCAACTACGCGATCGAGGCCGGCCTCAACCCGGCCAAGGACGGCCTGGCCGTGGAGTCCAGCACGAACAACCCGTACGCCAACATCCTCGTGACGACGGCCGCGAAGAAGGACGACGCGGGCATCAAGGAACTCGCCGCGGCGCTGGAGTCCAAGCAGACGGCGGACTGGATCAAGCAGAAGTACGGTGACTCCATCGTCCCCGTCCATGAGAGTGCCAAGTGATCGAGATCGACCAGCTCGCCAAGACGTACACCACGCGACAGCATGGTGACGTCAAGGCGCTGACCGGCGTGACGCTGAATGTGCCCGACGGTGCCATCCAAGGCATCGTCGGGCCTTCGGGCGCCGGCAAGTCAACACTGCTCCGCTGTCTGAACCTGCTGGAGCAACCCACCGGTGGTCGGATCGTCCTCAACGGGGACGACCTGACCACTTTGTCGTCCGCCGATCTGCGGGCGGCCCGGCGGCGGATCGGGACGGTCTTCCAGCACTTCGAGTTGTTGCACTCCCGTACGGTCGCCGACAACATCGGCCTGCCGCTGGAGCTGGCCAAGGCCTCCGACCAGGAGCGCCGGGACCGGATCGCCGAGCTCGTCGAGCTCGTCGGCCTGCAGGGCCGGGAACGCTCGTACCCCTCCCAGTTGTCCGGAGGGCAGCAGCAGCGCGTCGGCATCGCCCGCGCGCTCGCCGCACGCCCGGACGTCCTGCTCTGCGACGAACCGACCAGCGCCCTCGACCCGGCCACCACCAGCCAGATCCTCGACCTGCTGGTCCGGGTCAATCGGTCCCTCGGCGTGACCATCGTCCTCATCACGCATGAACTGGCGGTCGTCCGGCGGATCTGCACCCATGCCGCGCTGCTGGACCATGGCCGTATCACCGAGTCCGGCCCGGTCGTCGACCTGGTCACGGACGCCGGGTCCGCCCTGGGCCAACTGGTCGCCCCGATCCCGTCCGGAGTGGCGGGCCGCCCCGGAGCCGCCCTGATCACCGCCCTGGACGACGACGCGGACCGGCCCTGGCTCAGCGAGCTCGCCCGTACGCACGACCTCGACATCTCCGTCGTGGCCGGCGGGGTCGAGCGAATCGCCGGCCGGCGCGTCGGCAAGGTGGTGCTGCAGTTCGCACCCGACGTGGACCGGGCGATCGTCGAGGACTACCTCCGCCGGCACGAGCAGGTGCAGCTGACCTGGCTCGACCGACTGCCCGCCCCCGCGGCCCCGCTCGAGGAGGAGCTCGCATGACTGACAAGGTCACCTGGGTCCAGGCCCTGCCGGAGCTCTGGACGGCGCTGTTGGAGACCGTCTACATGGTCAGCGTCTCGTTCGTCATCGCCTTCGTGGCCGGCGTCGTGCTGGGCGTCCTGCTGCACGTCACCGAGCGCCGCGGGCTGCGGCCGAACGGCACCGTCAACCAGGTGCTCGGCACCGTCGTCAACATCGTCCGGTCGATGCCGTTCATCGTGCTGCTGATCCTGCTGCTCGGCCTGACCCGGCTCATCGTCGGCACCGCGATTGGCCCGACGGCCGCGATCGTGCCGCTGAGCATCGCCGGCATCCCGTTCTTCGCCCGGGTGGTGGAGAACGCGCTGGCCGAGGTCCCCCGCGGCCGGATCGAGGCCGCGGCGGCGATGGGTGCCTCGGACATGCAGATCATCCGCAAGGTGCTGCTGCCGGAGGCGGCCAGCGGTGTCATCGCCGGATCCACGCTCACCTTGGTGATGCTGGTCGGCTCTTCCGCCATGGCCGGTGTCATCGGTGGCGGAGGTCTGGGTGACCTCGCGCTCGTCTACGGTTACCAACGCTTCAACAACCAGGTCCTGATCGCCTGCGTCGTGGTATTGATCATCCTGGTGCAGGGTATCCAGATGATCGGGGACGGCTGGCTGCGGGCACGGGCCCACAAGCGCTGAGCCCCGGCCGCGCGAGGAGGGGCGGGCGATGACGGAGCGTACGGACGGGGCGACCATCCGCGACGTGGCCGAGAAGGCCGGCGTCTCGAAGTCGCTGGTCTCCTTGGTGCTGCGCGGCGACCCGCATGTCAGCGACGAGCGCCGTCGGGCGGTGTACCGGGCGATGGCCGATCTGGGCTATCGGCCCAACCACGCGGCCCGGGCGCTGTCCAGCTCCCGCTCCGGGATCGTCGGGGTGCTGCTGAACGACCTGCGCAATCCGTGGTTCGCCGAACTGCTCGACGGCCTCACCACGACACTCCACGCGGCGGGCCTCACCCCGGTGCTCTCCGAGAGCGTGACCGTACGACGCGCCGGGGGCGATGCCGTACAGTCCCTCACCGGACTCGGCGTCGACGGGCTCGTCGTGGTGGGCGCCACGCCGGATGCGGCCGCCCTCACGGAGGCCAGCGCACTCTTCCCGGTCGTCCTGGCCGGTGCCCGCCAGCCACGGCTGCCCGGCGGAGACGTGGCCGTCGACGACGACCTGACGGGCGCCAGGATGGCCACCGAGCATCTCATCGGGCTGGGACATCGCCGGATCGCGCACCTGCGGGGACCGGGCG is a window encoding:
- a CDS encoding MetQ/NlpA family ABC transporter substrate-binding protein, translated to MTIRFRALAATIAALTLSAVGLSGCTKGQETLTISASATPHAEILKYVQDSGQLKNTKVEVKTISGEIDPNQLLEAGDVTANFFQHKPYLDDWQRQHKTDNLVIVASTHIEPMAVYSRKYKAIADIPAGSTIAVPKDPTNYARALYELQGAGLLTMKQPADKANLSTITEADIAANQKQLKFVELDRPQLPRTLDDPQVAASVINSNYAIEAGLNPAKDGLAVESSTNNPYANILVTTAAKKDDAGIKELAAALESKQTADWIKQKYGDSIVPVHESAK
- a CDS encoding methionine ABC transporter ATP-binding protein — protein: MIEIDQLAKTYTTRQHGDVKALTGVTLNVPDGAIQGIVGPSGAGKSTLLRCLNLLEQPTGGRIVLNGDDLTTLSSADLRAARRRIGTVFQHFELLHSRTVADNIGLPLELAKASDQERRDRIAELVELVGLQGRERSYPSQLSGGQQQRVGIARALAARPDVLLCDEPTSALDPATTSQILDLLVRVNRSLGVTIVLITHELAVVRRICTHAALLDHGRITESGPVVDLVTDAGSALGQLVAPIPSGVAGRPGAALITALDDDADRPWLSELARTHDLDISVVAGGVERIAGRRVGKVVLQFAPDVDRAIVEDYLRRHEQVQLTWLDRLPAPAAPLEEELA
- a CDS encoding methionine ABC transporter permease, which produces MTDKVTWVQALPELWTALLETVYMVSVSFVIAFVAGVVLGVLLHVTERRGLRPNGTVNQVLGTVVNIVRSMPFIVLLILLLGLTRLIVGTAIGPTAAIVPLSIAGIPFFARVVENALAEVPRGRIEAAAAMGASDMQIIRKVLLPEAASGVIAGSTLTLVMLVGSSAMAGVIGGGGLGDLALVYGYQRFNNQVLIACVVVLIILVQGIQMIGDGWLRARAHKR
- a CDS encoding LacI family DNA-binding transcriptional regulator encodes the protein MTERTDGATIRDVAEKAGVSKSLVSLVLRGDPHVSDERRRAVYRAMADLGYRPNHAARALSSSRSGIVGVLLNDLRNPWFAELLDGLTTTLHAAGLTPVLSESVTVRRAGGDAVQSLTGLGVDGLVVVGATPDAAALTEASALFPVVLAGARQPRLPGGDVAVDDDLTGARMATEHLIGLGHRRIAHLRGPGEEGALRLQGYRRAMLAAGLDPDRYAEAGGMSEDSGYASTRRLLTREDAPTAIFAFNDISAVGALSAAADAGINVPDGLSLVGYDDTYLARIRHISLSSVDNGNYAVGVQAGRLLIARLDDPSRDARVVEVATTLHVRGSTAPPRRAPLP